In one Fusarium keratoplasticum isolate Fu6.1 chromosome 5, whole genome shotgun sequence genomic region, the following are encoded:
- a CDS encoding YCII domain-containing protein, translating into MASRLRISPSSLSRFRVTPRLTTIRTMQSVSVPPGKYEFLVVVPDKPGVREKRLEVRHIHFSNMQPNVENGSWKTGGALLNSVPKDDSPDSLDFMGSTLVCVAKSVEEVREQLSKDIYATSGVWDMDKIQIYPFRAAFRQP; encoded by the exons ATGGCATCACGTCTTCGAATCTCGCCAAGTTCCCTTTCTCGATTTAGAGTCACCCCTCGTCTTACTACGATTCGCACAATGCAGTCCGTCTCGGTGCCCCCCGGCAAGTACGagttcctcgtcgtcgtcccgGACAAGCCTGGCGTTCGCGAGAAGAGGCTCGAAGTTAGACA TATTCATTTCAGCAATATGCAGCCTAATGTTGAGAACGGAAGCTGGAAGACGGGAG GTGCCCTTTTGAACAGTGTCCCCAAGGATGACAGCCCTGACAGCCTCGACTTCATGGGCAGCACCCTCGTCTGCGTGGCCAAGTCGGTCGAAGAGGTGCGCGAGCAGTTGAGCAAGGACATCTATGCTACCTCTGGCGTGTGGGACATGGACAAG ATCCAGATCTATCCCTTCCGCGCTGCCTTTAGACAGCCGTAA
- a CDS encoding 60S acidic ribosomal protein P1: protein MSHAELASSYAALILADDGVEITADKLQTLIKAAKVEDVEPIWTSIFAKALEGKDVKDLLVNVGSGGGAAAATGGAAAAGGDAADAPAEEEKEEEAEESDEDMGFGLFD from the exons ATGTCTCACGCCGAGCTCGCTTCGTCCTACGCGGCCCTGATCCTCGCCGACGACGGCGTTGAGATCACC GCCGACAAGCTCCAGaccctcatcaaggccgccaaggtcgaggacgTCGAGCCCATCTGGACCTCCATCTTCGCCAAG GCTCttgagggcaaggatgtcaaggacCTCCTCGTGAACGTCGGCTCCGGTGGTGgtgccgccgctgccactGGCggtgctgccgctgctggtgGCGATGCCGCCGATGCTcccgctgaggaggagaaggaggagg aggctgaggagtCTGACGAGGACATGGGCTTCGGTCTCTTCGACTAA
- a CDS encoding Metallophos domain-containing protein, with protein MATHYRPTPWQKFRRDPSTQLAFWLQSRRRHTSTPGDAATAAAGSCSSSPISVVCVSDTHCTQPEVPDGDVLLHAGDLTNRGSFEELQEQLDWLNTMPHRYKVVIGGNHDKLLDAEYVRQFPDRIYEGQGTSRSDLDWGNIVYLHNSSATLRFANGRRLKVYGSPLTELCGTWAFQYPPIRQVWAGAVPEDTDILLTHGPPKGHLDNGGKGCPQLLREVCRVRPRLAVFGHIHAGAGLEEMAYSGADRAYHCAMTGEGGLLAVALMAFWVLVECIWPRRGTEHTTTLVNAAVVGGQKSELAVKVVDM; from the coding sequence ATGGCGACGCACTATCGACCTACACCATGGCAGAAATTCCGCCGCGACCCGTCGACACAGCTGGCCTTCTGGCTGCAGAGCCGCCGCCGGCACACTAGCACGCCAGGGGatgcagcaacagcagcagcaggctcttGTTCCTCTTCACCCATCAGCGTCGTCTGCGTGTCAGACACACACTGCACTCAGCCCGAGGTCCCCGACGGAGATGTCCTCCTGCATGCCGGCGATCTGACAAACCGGGGAAgctttgaggagctccaggAACAGCTGGACTGGCTCAACACCATGCCGCACCGGTACAAGGTTGTCATCGGCGGGAACCACGACAAGCTGCTGGATGCAGAATACGTGAGGCAGTTTCCCGATCGCATCTACGAGGGCCAGGGCACGTCGCGCAGCGATCTAGACTGGGGGAACATTGTCTACTTGCACAATTCGTCGGCGACGTTGCGGTTCGCCAACGGTCGAAGGCTCAAGGTGTACGGCTCACCCTTGACGGAGTTGTGCGGGACCTGGGCCTTTCAATACCCCCCGATCCGCCAGGTCTGGGCGGGTGCCGTGCCGGAGGACACAGACATCCTCCTCACACATGGACCGCCGAAGGGTCACCTCGATAACGGGGGCAAGGGATGCCCTCAACTACTGAGGGAGGTATGCCGCGTACGGCCCCGGCTCGCAGTCTTCGGACACATCCACGCCGGAGCAgggctggaggagatggcctATAGCGGCGCCGACAGAGCGTACCACTGTGCCATGACGGGAGAGGGCGGGCTGCTAGCGGTGGCCCTGATGGCGTTCTGGGTATTGGTCGAGTGCATCTGGCCAAGACGAGGCACGGAGCACACGACGACGCTGGTGAACGCGGCCGTGGTGGGCGGTCAAAAGAGTGAGCTGGCGGTCAAAGTAGTTGACATGTGA
- a CDS encoding MSP domain-containing protein produces MSVDIEPFELSFRRPFTSEVAQTLTIKNPSSTPVAFKVKTTAPKQYCVRPNAGRIEAGQSFDVAVLLQAMKQDPPPDARCRDKFLVQSAPITAEKEFASIANVLETTEKSQLVERKIRVNWLAANPELDESANRPVATPNKQAIANGATDTPDISRTYSSPVAKEESPSAAAPPPYQSEHVPEEDEKPQAAEDPEPKSTVAQATAAVKEAAEVSYEELKAKLAQAEAQIVSLRETGLRQRNVKPASSEDEKRPMLQTAQAVQQTVEGVPVQMAAILCLISFLLAYFFF; encoded by the exons ATGTCGGTCGATATCGAGCCGTTCGAGCTTTCCTTCAGAC GTCCTTTCACGTCCGAGGTTGCGCAGACCCTCACCATCAAGAACCCGAGCTCGACTCCCGTCGCTTTCAAG GTCAAGACTACCGCCCCCAAACA ATACTGTGTCCGACCAAATGCAGGCCGCATCGAGGCCGGTCAGAGCTTCGATGTTGCCG TTCTGCTCCAGGCTATGAAGCAGGACCCTCCCCCGGATGCTCGATGCCGTGACAAGTTCCTCGTTCAATCTGCCCCCATCACCGCCGAAAAGGAGTTTGCTAGTATCGCCAACGTG CTGGAAACAACGGAAAAGAGTCAACTCGTGGAGCGCAAGATCCGGGTCAACTGGCTGGCGGCGAACCCCGAGCTTGACGAGTCTGCCAACCGCCCGGTAGCTACGCCTAACAAGCAGGCCATTGCTAACGGC GCCACCGATACCCCCGACATCTCACGCACATACTCTTCCCCTGTTGCTAAGGAGGAGTCTCCCTCCGCCGCGGCTCCACCACCCTACCAATCCGAACATGTCCccgaggaagacgagaagCCCCAGGCCGCGGAGGACCCCGAGCCAAAGAGCACAGTCGCCCAGGCTACagcggccgtcaaggaggctgCGGAGGTGTCTTatgaggagctcaaggccaaacTCGCCCAGGCAGAGGCTCAGATCGTGTCACTTAGGGAGACTGGCCTCCGACAGCGCAACGTCAAGCCGGCTTCGAGCGAAGATGAGAAGCGCCCCATGCTCCAGACTGCCCAAGCAGTCCAGCAGACCGTCGAAGGCGTGCCGGTGCAGATGGCAGCAATCCTCTGCTTGATCAGCTTCCTGCTCGCCTACTTCTTCTTTTAG
- a CDS encoding Sphingolipid delta(4)-desaturase — protein MTAANSSTVTSRAKGDSPTPAPAGEHDDAAQKNNDFFWTYTEEPHRTRRLAIIKAHPEITKLCGPEPLTKWVVLGVVSLQVFLAWMLHDTPFFSWKFWAVAYVFGATANQNLFLAIHEISHNLAFKSPRANRLIAIFANLPIGIPYSASFRPYHLTHHKSLGVDGLDTDLPTAFEAFVLDSILGKAFFCTFQIFFYALRPMAVYRVPLTSVHYLNIAVQLTFDALLYRFASINAILYLLLSSFLAGSLHPLAGHFIAEHYVYETVTPSARDPENRIPVPETFSYYGPLNWFTYNVGLHNEHHDFPAVPWTRLHAVRDIAHEFYDDLPRHESWCYAIWRFIWDENVGMTCRVKRKNGGRLVGGGVNWKESEIQA, from the exons ATGACCGCGGCCAACTCCTCCACCGTGACATCCAGGGCCAAGGGCGATAGCCCAACCCCAGCTCCTGCGGGCGAGCACGACGACGCCGCCCAGAAGAACAACGACTTCTTCTGGACCTACACCGAGGAGCCTCATCGAACTCGTCGTCtagccatcatcaaggcccaTCCCGAG ATTACCAAGCTCTGCGGCCCCGAGCCTCTCACGAAATGggtcgtcctcggcgtcgtctCTCTTCAGGTCTTCCTCGCCTGGATGCTTCATGACActcccttcttctcttggaAGTTCTGGGCTGTCGCCTACGTCTTCGGCGCAACCGCAAACCagaacctcttcctcgccatccacGAGATCTCGCATAACCTGGCTTTCAAGAGCCCCCGCGCCAATCGCTTGATCGCAATCTTCGCCAATCTCCCCATCGGTATTCCATACAGCGCCTCTTTCCGG CCCTACCACCTTACTCATCACAAGTCTCTcggtgttgatggcctcgacacTGATCTCCCTACCGCCTTCGAGGCCTTTGTCCTCGACTCCATCCTCGGaaaggccttcttctgcaCCTTCCAGATCTTCTTCTACGCCCTTCGCCCGATGGCCGTCTACCGTGTGCCCCTGACCTCGGTCCACTACCTCAACATCGCCGTCCAGCTCACTTTTGACGCCCTCCTATACCGTTTCGCCTCgatcaacgccatcctctacctcctcctctcatcCTTCCTCGCCGGTAGCCTCCACCCCCTGGCCGGCCACTTCATCGCGGAGCACTATGTCTACGAGACCGTCACCCCCTCGGCGCGGGATCCCGAGAACCGTATCCCCGTTCCCGAGACCTTCTCGTACTACGGGCCTCTCAACTGGTTCACCTACAACGTCGGCCTCCACAACGAGCACCACGACTTCCCTGCTGTCCCCTGGACCCGTCTGCATGCCGTCCGCGACATTGCCCACGAGTTCTACGATGACCTGCCTCGACACGAGAGCTGGTGCTACGCCATCTGGCGCTTCATCTGGGATGAGAACGTCGGCATGACCTGCCGCGTCAAGCGCAAGAACGGCGGCCGCCTCGTTGGTGGCGGTGTTAACTGGAAGGAGTCTGAGATCCAGGCTTAA
- a CDS encoding F-box domain-containing protein, protein MPTLGSLPLNLSNMDAASNDFGAPSSPVFWRSLPREIQLMILDYILSNYFTKRTDAASEQTCQLSALGPVCKDWQYLVEKRTFRRLSLKAPDLPMFREFVGGKNTIRLNHIRHLSLRIELARYTCPTCKKPEKEATISRSNWIFTSALRRLLKVLSSWDRTHGGLTLEVTALSPSDVEHHAYEPELAHDYPFQLEEDLEQPSSFGNITLRSLLSLEHFPIVT, encoded by the exons ATGCCAACACTTGGATCTCTTCCACTCAACCTCAGCAACATGGACGCCGCCTCTAATGACTTCGGcgccccctcctccccagTGTTCTGGCGCTCGCTGCCCCGGGAGATACAACTAATGATACTAGATTACATTTTATCCAATTACTTCACCAAGCGAACAGACGCGGCTTCTGAACAGACGTGCCAACTATCTGCTCTAGGTCCCGTGTGCAAGGACTGGCAGTACTTGGTCGAAAAACGCACCTTTCGTCGTCTGTCCCTCAAGGCACCGGACCTGCCAATGTTTCGCGAGTTTGTTGGAGGAAAGAACACCATCAGGCTCAACCACATTAGACACCTCTCGTTGCGAATAGAGCTCGCCCGATACACCTGTCCGACCTgcaagaagcccgagaaggAAGCCACGATTTCCCG AAGCAATTGGATCTTTACGTCTGCTTTGAGACGTCTACTGAAAGTTCTCTCATCTTGGGACCGCACGCACGGAGGGCTTACGTTGGAAGTTACTGCCCTTTCACCCAGCGATGTTGAGCACCATGCCTACGAGCCTGAATTGGCACATGACTATCCATTCCAGCTTGAGGAAGATCTGGAACAGCCTTCAAGTTTCGGGAATATCACACTACGAAGTCTACTGAGCCTAGAGCATTTTCCGATCGTCACATAA
- a CDS encoding Protein kinase domain-containing protein, with translation MGDMTEQDLMAMAVLKNMTHSQGDGASVCFQFNGTRIYVSIFPSNGSSTKDTRHLQQKDRPLQDHLIDIFTGDLVYRDYEEIEKIYDEVLGTILKADKPLFSQLATSQQPPRRGHPTLHQLLLIKTLYFRLEADTGPASLVPIEYSQVYWVDVLNPVLDLAFEKELDIYGPIPCLTTIVAAVCVDGRDMLCKSQSEPSRLQDCPDARELECLGKILKEYPQQGSIRVPQLLGYIHDKDTKKILGFLRQWVPGRNLREIDLSATAAETKQKWASQIRETVQLLQKLGIVWADPNPLYVIIDERDGAWLIKVGDELEECWTGTELMDTTERNEQGLDMIEKFLGGDDDVFPCL, from the exons ATGGGCGACATGACAGAACAAGActtgatggccatggccgtcCTGAAAAACATGACACATAGCCAAGGAGATGGTGCCAGCGTATGCTTTCAATTCAACGGCACGCGTATTTACGTGAGCATCTTCCCAAGCAACGGCTCATCGACCAAAGACACCCGCCACCTGCAGCAGAAGGATCGTCCTCTCCAGGACCACCTCATTGACATCTTTACAGGGGATTTGGTATACAGAGACTACGAAGAGATTGAAAAAATTTACGACGAGGTCCTTGGCACAATCCTGAAGGCTGACaagcctctcttctctcagtTGGCAACTTCTCAACAACCGCCGCGCCGCGGGCATCCGACTTTACATCAGCTCTTGCTCATCAAGACGCTCTACTTTCGCCTAGAAGCTGATACAGGCCCTGCCTCGCTTGTCCCGATCGAATACAGCCAAGTGTATTGGGTAGACGTGCTCAACCCGGTCCTCGACCTAGCctttgagaaggagttgGATATCTATGGGCCTATTCCTTG TCTCACGACTATCGTTGCCGCCGTCTGCGTAGACGGGCGCGATATGTTATGCAAGTCGCAGAGCGAGCCAAGCCGGCTACAAGACTGCCCGGACGCACGAGAGTTAGAGTGTTTGGGCAAGATTCTCAAGGAATACCCGCAGCAAGGCTCGATACGAGTCCCCCAGCTTCTAGGCTACATCCATGACAAGGATACCAAGAAGATCCTGGGATTCCTCCGCCAGTGGGTGCCCGGACGGAACCTGAGAGAGATTGACCTCTCGGCCACGGCAGCAGAGACGAAGCAGAAATGGGCCTCACAGATCCGTGAAAccgtccagctcctccaaaAGCTAGGAATAGTGTGGGCAGATCCTAATCCCCTCTATGTTATCATTGATGAAAGGGATGGTGCTTGGTTGATTAAAGTCGGGGATGAATTGGAAGAATGCTGGACCGGCACGGAGTTGATGGACACGACTGAGAGAAATGAGCAGGGCCTGGATATGATTGAGAAATTCTtgggcggcgacgacgatgtgTTCCCTTGCTTATAA